A single genomic interval of Bacillus sp. es.036 harbors:
- a CDS encoding AAA family ATPase, with protein sequence MTIVEKMKLVQHEMQKVLIGKKKTIELVMISLLNNGNVLLEDVPGTGKTLLAKSMAVLLGGQFKRIQFTPDVLPGDVTGIQFFNPKKQDFELRPGPVVTNVLLADEINRATPRTQSSLLEVMEEKQVTIEGTTLKLPTPFIVIATQNPLESQGTFSLPEAQMDRFFMQMQSGYPTPIEEKRMIQMMRLQNPFDDLKSIFEDGEIELFQKEVKRVELSEVIEDYLLSIVQATRSGGYISVGVSPRGTIAFMKAAQGKAFIEGRSFVTPEDIQFVAPYVLSHRLVLTMEGAMRKTKQAVLQEILTLVEVPVEVRGGATT encoded by the coding sequence ATGACTATTGTTGAAAAGATGAAGCTTGTCCAACATGAGATGCAAAAAGTTCTAATCGGAAAGAAAAAAACGATTGAGCTGGTGATGATTTCTTTGTTAAATAATGGTAATGTATTGCTGGAAGATGTTCCTGGTACTGGAAAAACCCTTCTAGCTAAATCAATGGCTGTTTTACTAGGTGGGCAATTTAAAAGAATTCAGTTTACTCCAGATGTTTTACCAGGTGATGTGACAGGTATTCAATTTTTCAATCCAAAAAAGCAAGATTTTGAATTGCGTCCAGGACCAGTTGTGACGAACGTATTGCTAGCTGATGAAATCAACCGAGCAACGCCTCGAACGCAGTCGAGTTTACTAGAAGTAATGGAAGAAAAGCAGGTAACCATTGAAGGAACAACGCTCAAACTTCCGACGCCTTTTATCGTAATCGCAACGCAAAATCCCCTCGAATCACAGGGAACTTTTTCATTACCTGAAGCCCAAATGGATCGTTTCTTTATGCAGATGCAAAGCGGATATCCAACACCGATAGAAGAAAAACGAATGATTCAAATGATGAGGCTTCAAAATCCATTCGATGATTTGAAGTCGATTTTTGAAGATGGAGAAATTGAATTATTTCAAAAAGAAGTGAAGCGAGTGGAGCTTTCTGAAGTAATTGAGGATTATCTTTTAAGTATCGTCCAAGCGACGAGAAGCGGAGGGTACATAAGTGTTGGCGTAAGCCCGCGAGGAACGATTGCCTTTATGAAAGCAGCACAAGGAAAAGCATTCATCGAAGGAAGATCATTTGTTACTCCTGAAGATATTCAGTTCGTGGCGCCTTATGTTCTCAGTCATCGTCTAGTCTTAACGATGGAAGGAGCGATGCGTAAGACGAAACAAGCTGTGCTTCAAGAGATTCTTACTCTAGTCGAGGTTCCGGTGGAAGTGAGGGGAGGGGCAACAACATGA